One region of Thalassophryne amazonica chromosome 16, fThaAma1.1, whole genome shotgun sequence genomic DNA includes:
- the tom1 gene encoding target of Myb protein 1 isoform X5 codes for MAFLLWNPFSTAVGQRIERATGSSLASEDWTLNMEICDMINSTEEGPKDAVRAIRKRIVGNKNFKEIMLTLTVLETCVKNCGYRFHILVTTRDFIEGVLVRSIIPRNNPPLVVHDRVLSIIQAWADAFRSSPDLTGVVSVYEDLRRKGLEFPITETFSGNGPVVTTLLSSKPVALSEPNQNQGGSNAFTPDQVKKLKAELGVVRSNLSVMSDMMSQLDPVTVKQADIELLEQLYTMCKEMQDRIVKIAPRLSEEKLIEELLATNDEINTTFNRYQRFEKRLNGQHSTEKNHTYVNLNNLHFTAEPLNQLAVVSSTTNSSLSQSTAYTLSSQMAMLNTSEEDELGTFAPKRHISNGAQREDTVDDHTDGQDHRLHNTGTDNSPGSTRSSSPKLDWMIKRGMIPINQSTVMDDIEKWLALDDELPMQYNDFDDSEGVTSEEFDRFLAQRVKAAERLPSLRASSQETNHSES; via the exons ATGGCGTTTTTATTGTGGAACCCGTTCAGCACCGCGGTGGGGCAGAGGATCG AACGCGCAACTGGATCCAGTCTGGCATCAGAAGACTGGACGCTCAACATGGAAATCTGCGACATGATTAACAGCACAGaagaagg AccaaaagatgcagtcagagccaTAAGGAAAAGGATTGTGGGAAACAAGAACTTCAAGGAAATTATGCTGACGCTCACT GTCCTGGAGACGTGTGTGAAGAACTGTGGCTACAGATTTCACATCCTCGTGACCACACGGGATTTCATAGAGGGGGTTCTGGTGCGGTCGATCATCCCGAGGAATAATCCTCCATTGGTCGTGCATGACAGAGTGCTCAGCATCATACAG GCGTGGGCCGACGCATTCCGTAGCTCACCTGACCTGACGGGTGTGGTGTCTGTGTATGAAGATCTGAGAAGGAAAGGGCTTGAGTTCCCTATTACTGAG ACTTTTTCTGGGAACGGGCCTGTTGTTACTACTCTCCTGTCTTCTAAACCCGTCGCACTCTCTGAGCCAAACCAAAACCAGGGTGGAAGCAATGCCTTCACTCCTGACCAG GTAAAGAAGCTGAAGGCAGAGCTGGGAGTGGTGAGGAGtaacctgtcggtgatgtcagaCATGATGAGTCAGCTGGacccagtcacagtgaaacaagcAGACATTGAGTTGCTGGAG CAGTTATACACAATGTGTAAGGAAATGCAGGACAGGATCGTGAAGATTGCCCCCAGACTCAGTGAGGAGAAGCTGATTGAAGAGTTGCTGGCAACTAATGACGAGATTAACACCACTTTCAATCGCTACCAGAG gtTTGAAAAACGACTGAATGGTCAACACTCCACAGAGAAG AACCACACATACGTCAACCTAAATAACCTCCATTTCACAGCTGAGCCCTTAAACCAATTAGCAGTTGTGTCGTCGACCACCAACAGCTctctcagccaatcaacagcttaCACGTTGTCCAGTCAGATGGCAATGCTGA ATACAAGTGAAGAAGATGAGTTGGGCACATTTGCACCCAAAAGGCACATTTCAAATGG cgcacagagagaagatacaGTTGATGACCACACTGACGGTCAGGACCACAGATTGCACAATACTGGAACG GATAACAGCCCAGGCTCCACCCGCAGCTCGTCACCAAAGTTAGACTGGATGATAAAAAGGGGAATG ATTCCTATCAACCAGTCCACAGTAATGGATGATATTGAGAAATGGCTTGCACTAGATGATGAG TTGCCAATGCAGTACAATGATTTTGATGATTCAGAAGGAGTGACCAGTGAAG AGTTTGACCGGTTTTTGGCTCAAAGAGTAAAAGCAGCGGAGCGGCTTCCATCACTGAGAGCCTCCTCGCAAGAAACCAACCACTCTGAGTCTTAA
- the tom1 gene encoding target of Myb protein 1 isoform X6: MAFLLWNPFSTAVGQRIERATGSSLASEDWTLNMEICDMINSTEEGPKDAVRAIRKRIVGNKNFKEIMLTLTVLETCVKNCGYRFHILVTTRDFIEGVLVRSIIPRNNPPLVVHDRVLSIIQAWADAFRSSPDLTGVVSVYEDLRRKGLEFPITEVDGYSPVQAPTRTFSGNGPVVTTLLSSKPVALSEPNQNQGGSNAFTPDQVKKLKAELGVVRSNLSVMSDMMSQLDPVTVKQADIELLEQLYTMCKEMQDRIVKIAPRLSEEKLIEELLATNDEINTTFNRYQRFEKRLNGQHSTEKNHTYVNLNNLHFTAEPLNQLAVVSSTTNSSLSQSTAYTLSSQMAMLNTSEEDELGTFAPKRHISNGAQREDTVDDHTDGQDHRLHNTGTIPINQSTVMDDIEKWLALDDELPMQYNDFDDSEGVTSEEFDRFLAQRVKAAERLPSLRASSQETNHSES, translated from the exons ATGGCGTTTTTATTGTGGAACCCGTTCAGCACCGCGGTGGGGCAGAGGATCG AACGCGCAACTGGATCCAGTCTGGCATCAGAAGACTGGACGCTCAACATGGAAATCTGCGACATGATTAACAGCACAGaagaagg AccaaaagatgcagtcagagccaTAAGGAAAAGGATTGTGGGAAACAAGAACTTCAAGGAAATTATGCTGACGCTCACT GTCCTGGAGACGTGTGTGAAGAACTGTGGCTACAGATTTCACATCCTCGTGACCACACGGGATTTCATAGAGGGGGTTCTGGTGCGGTCGATCATCCCGAGGAATAATCCTCCATTGGTCGTGCATGACAGAGTGCTCAGCATCATACAG GCGTGGGCCGACGCATTCCGTAGCTCACCTGACCTGACGGGTGTGGTGTCTGTGTATGAAGATCTGAGAAGGAAAGGGCTTGAGTTCCCTATTACTGAGGTGGATGGCTACTCACCAGTTCAAGCCCCAACAAGG ACTTTTTCTGGGAACGGGCCTGTTGTTACTACTCTCCTGTCTTCTAAACCCGTCGCACTCTCTGAGCCAAACCAAAACCAGGGTGGAAGCAATGCCTTCACTCCTGACCAG GTAAAGAAGCTGAAGGCAGAGCTGGGAGTGGTGAGGAGtaacctgtcggtgatgtcagaCATGATGAGTCAGCTGGacccagtcacagtgaaacaagcAGACATTGAGTTGCTGGAG CAGTTATACACAATGTGTAAGGAAATGCAGGACAGGATCGTGAAGATTGCCCCCAGACTCAGTGAGGAGAAGCTGATTGAAGAGTTGCTGGCAACTAATGACGAGATTAACACCACTTTCAATCGCTACCAGAG gtTTGAAAAACGACTGAATGGTCAACACTCCACAGAGAAG AACCACACATACGTCAACCTAAATAACCTCCATTTCACAGCTGAGCCCTTAAACCAATTAGCAGTTGTGTCGTCGACCACCAACAGCTctctcagccaatcaacagcttaCACGTTGTCCAGTCAGATGGCAATGCTGA ATACAAGTGAAGAAGATGAGTTGGGCACATTTGCACCCAAAAGGCACATTTCAAATGG cgcacagagagaagatacaGTTGATGACCACACTGACGGTCAGGACCACAGATTGCACAATACTGGAACG ATTCCTATCAACCAGTCCACAGTAATGGATGATATTGAGAAATGGCTTGCACTAGATGATGAG TTGCCAATGCAGTACAATGATTTTGATGATTCAGAAGGAGTGACCAGTGAAG AGTTTGACCGGTTTTTGGCTCAAAGAGTAAAAGCAGCGGAGCGGCTTCCATCACTGAGAGCCTCCTCGCAAGAAACCAACCACTCTGAGTCTTAA
- the tom1 gene encoding target of Myb protein 1 isoform X7 codes for MAFLLWNPFSTAVGQRIERATGSSLASEDWTLNMEICDMINSTEEGPKDAVRAIRKRIVGNKNFKEIMLTLTVLETCVKNCGYRFHILVTTRDFIEGVLVRSIIPRNNPPLVVHDRVLSIIQAWADAFRSSPDLTGVVSVYEDLRRKGLEFPITEVDGYSPVQAPTRTFSGNGPVVTTLLSSKPVALSEPNQNQGGSNAFTPDQVKKLKAELGVVRSNLSVMSDMMSQLDPVTVKQADIELLEQLYTMCKEMQDRIVKIAPRLSEEKLIEELLATNDEINTTFNRYQRFEKRLNGQHSTEKNHTYVNLNNLHFTAEPLNQLAVVSSTTNSSLSQSTAYTLSSQMAMLNTSEEDELGTFAPKRHISNGAQREDTVDDHTDGQDHRLHNTGTIPINQSTVMDDIEKWLALDDEPMQYNDFDDSEGVTSEEFDRFLAQRVKAAERLPSLRASSQETNHSES; via the exons ATGGCGTTTTTATTGTGGAACCCGTTCAGCACCGCGGTGGGGCAGAGGATCG AACGCGCAACTGGATCCAGTCTGGCATCAGAAGACTGGACGCTCAACATGGAAATCTGCGACATGATTAACAGCACAGaagaagg AccaaaagatgcagtcagagccaTAAGGAAAAGGATTGTGGGAAACAAGAACTTCAAGGAAATTATGCTGACGCTCACT GTCCTGGAGACGTGTGTGAAGAACTGTGGCTACAGATTTCACATCCTCGTGACCACACGGGATTTCATAGAGGGGGTTCTGGTGCGGTCGATCATCCCGAGGAATAATCCTCCATTGGTCGTGCATGACAGAGTGCTCAGCATCATACAG GCGTGGGCCGACGCATTCCGTAGCTCACCTGACCTGACGGGTGTGGTGTCTGTGTATGAAGATCTGAGAAGGAAAGGGCTTGAGTTCCCTATTACTGAGGTGGATGGCTACTCACCAGTTCAAGCCCCAACAAGG ACTTTTTCTGGGAACGGGCCTGTTGTTACTACTCTCCTGTCTTCTAAACCCGTCGCACTCTCTGAGCCAAACCAAAACCAGGGTGGAAGCAATGCCTTCACTCCTGACCAG GTAAAGAAGCTGAAGGCAGAGCTGGGAGTGGTGAGGAGtaacctgtcggtgatgtcagaCATGATGAGTCAGCTGGacccagtcacagtgaaacaagcAGACATTGAGTTGCTGGAG CAGTTATACACAATGTGTAAGGAAATGCAGGACAGGATCGTGAAGATTGCCCCCAGACTCAGTGAGGAGAAGCTGATTGAAGAGTTGCTGGCAACTAATGACGAGATTAACACCACTTTCAATCGCTACCAGAG gtTTGAAAAACGACTGAATGGTCAACACTCCACAGAGAAG AACCACACATACGTCAACCTAAATAACCTCCATTTCACAGCTGAGCCCTTAAACCAATTAGCAGTTGTGTCGTCGACCACCAACAGCTctctcagccaatcaacagcttaCACGTTGTCCAGTCAGATGGCAATGCTGA ATACAAGTGAAGAAGATGAGTTGGGCACATTTGCACCCAAAAGGCACATTTCAAATGG cgcacagagagaagatacaGTTGATGACCACACTGACGGTCAGGACCACAGATTGCACAATACTGGAACG ATTCCTATCAACCAGTCCACAGTAATGGATGATATTGAGAAATGGCTTGCACTAGATGATGAG CCAATGCAGTACAATGATTTTGATGATTCAGAAGGAGTGACCAGTGAAG AGTTTGACCGGTTTTTGGCTCAAAGAGTAAAAGCAGCGGAGCGGCTTCCATCACTGAGAGCCTCCTCGCAAGAAACCAACCACTCTGAGTCTTAA
- the tom1 gene encoding target of Myb protein 1 isoform X3 yields the protein MAFLLWNPFSTAVGQRIERATGSSLASEDWTLNMEICDMINSTEEGPKDAVRAIRKRIVGNKNFKEIMLTLTVLETCVKNCGYRFHILVTTRDFIEGVLVRSIIPRNNPPLVVHDRVLSIIQAWADAFRSSPDLTGVVSVYEDLRRKGLEFPITEVDGYSPVQAPTRTFSGNGPVVTTLLSSKPVALSEPNQNQGGSNAFTPDQVKKLKAELGVVRSNLSVMSDMMSQLDPVTVKQADIELLELYTMCKEMQDRIVKIAPRLSEEKLIEELLATNDEINTTFNRYQRFEKRLNGQHSTEKNHTYVNLNNLHFTAEPLNQLAVVSSTTNSSLSQSTAYTLSSQMAMLNTSEEDELGTFAPKRHISNGAQREDTVDDHTDGQDHRLHNTGTDNSPGSTRSSSPKLDWMIKRGMIPINQSTVMDDIEKWLALDDELPMQYNDFDDSEGVTSEEFDRFLAQRVKAAERLPSLRASSQETNHSES from the exons ATGGCGTTTTTATTGTGGAACCCGTTCAGCACCGCGGTGGGGCAGAGGATCG AACGCGCAACTGGATCCAGTCTGGCATCAGAAGACTGGACGCTCAACATGGAAATCTGCGACATGATTAACAGCACAGaagaagg AccaaaagatgcagtcagagccaTAAGGAAAAGGATTGTGGGAAACAAGAACTTCAAGGAAATTATGCTGACGCTCACT GTCCTGGAGACGTGTGTGAAGAACTGTGGCTACAGATTTCACATCCTCGTGACCACACGGGATTTCATAGAGGGGGTTCTGGTGCGGTCGATCATCCCGAGGAATAATCCTCCATTGGTCGTGCATGACAGAGTGCTCAGCATCATACAG GCGTGGGCCGACGCATTCCGTAGCTCACCTGACCTGACGGGTGTGGTGTCTGTGTATGAAGATCTGAGAAGGAAAGGGCTTGAGTTCCCTATTACTGAGGTGGATGGCTACTCACCAGTTCAAGCCCCAACAAGG ACTTTTTCTGGGAACGGGCCTGTTGTTACTACTCTCCTGTCTTCTAAACCCGTCGCACTCTCTGAGCCAAACCAAAACCAGGGTGGAAGCAATGCCTTCACTCCTGACCAG GTAAAGAAGCTGAAGGCAGAGCTGGGAGTGGTGAGGAGtaacctgtcggtgatgtcagaCATGATGAGTCAGCTGGacccagtcacagtgaaacaagcAGACATTGAGTTGCTGGAG TTATACACAATGTGTAAGGAAATGCAGGACAGGATCGTGAAGATTGCCCCCAGACTCAGTGAGGAGAAGCTGATTGAAGAGTTGCTGGCAACTAATGACGAGATTAACACCACTTTCAATCGCTACCAGAG gtTTGAAAAACGACTGAATGGTCAACACTCCACAGAGAAG AACCACACATACGTCAACCTAAATAACCTCCATTTCACAGCTGAGCCCTTAAACCAATTAGCAGTTGTGTCGTCGACCACCAACAGCTctctcagccaatcaacagcttaCACGTTGTCCAGTCAGATGGCAATGCTGA ATACAAGTGAAGAAGATGAGTTGGGCACATTTGCACCCAAAAGGCACATTTCAAATGG cgcacagagagaagatacaGTTGATGACCACACTGACGGTCAGGACCACAGATTGCACAATACTGGAACG GATAACAGCCCAGGCTCCACCCGCAGCTCGTCACCAAAGTTAGACTGGATGATAAAAAGGGGAATG ATTCCTATCAACCAGTCCACAGTAATGGATGATATTGAGAAATGGCTTGCACTAGATGATGAG TTGCCAATGCAGTACAATGATTTTGATGATTCAGAAGGAGTGACCAGTGAAG AGTTTGACCGGTTTTTGGCTCAAAGAGTAAAAGCAGCGGAGCGGCTTCCATCACTGAGAGCCTCCTCGCAAGAAACCAACCACTCTGAGTCTTAA
- the tom1 gene encoding target of Myb protein 1 isoform X12, with product MAFLLWNPFSTAVGQRIERATGSSLASEDWTLNMEICDMINSTEEGPKDAVRAIRKRIVGNKNFKEIMLTLTVLETCVKNCGYRFHILVTTRDFIEGVLVRSIIPRNNPPLVVHDRVLSIIQAWADAFRSSPDLTGVVSVYEDLRRKGLEFPITEVKKLKAELGVVRSNLSVMSDMMSQLDPVTVKQADIELLELYTMCKEMQDRIVKIAPRLSEEKLIEELLATNDEINTTFNRYQRFEKRLNGQHSTEKNHTYVNLNNLHFTAEPLNQLAVVSSTTNSSLSQSTAYTLSSQMAMLNTSEEDELGTFAPKRHISNGAQREDTVDDHTDGQDHRLHNTGTDNSPGSTRSSSPKLDWMIKRGMIPINQSTVMDDIEKWLALDDELPMQYNDFDDSEGVTSEEFDRFLAQRVKAAERLPSLRASSQETNHSES from the exons ATGGCGTTTTTATTGTGGAACCCGTTCAGCACCGCGGTGGGGCAGAGGATCG AACGCGCAACTGGATCCAGTCTGGCATCAGAAGACTGGACGCTCAACATGGAAATCTGCGACATGATTAACAGCACAGaagaagg AccaaaagatgcagtcagagccaTAAGGAAAAGGATTGTGGGAAACAAGAACTTCAAGGAAATTATGCTGACGCTCACT GTCCTGGAGACGTGTGTGAAGAACTGTGGCTACAGATTTCACATCCTCGTGACCACACGGGATTTCATAGAGGGGGTTCTGGTGCGGTCGATCATCCCGAGGAATAATCCTCCATTGGTCGTGCATGACAGAGTGCTCAGCATCATACAG GCGTGGGCCGACGCATTCCGTAGCTCACCTGACCTGACGGGTGTGGTGTCTGTGTATGAAGATCTGAGAAGGAAAGGGCTTGAGTTCCCTATTACTGAG GTAAAGAAGCTGAAGGCAGAGCTGGGAGTGGTGAGGAGtaacctgtcggtgatgtcagaCATGATGAGTCAGCTGGacccagtcacagtgaaacaagcAGACATTGAGTTGCTGGAG TTATACACAATGTGTAAGGAAATGCAGGACAGGATCGTGAAGATTGCCCCCAGACTCAGTGAGGAGAAGCTGATTGAAGAGTTGCTGGCAACTAATGACGAGATTAACACCACTTTCAATCGCTACCAGAG gtTTGAAAAACGACTGAATGGTCAACACTCCACAGAGAAG AACCACACATACGTCAACCTAAATAACCTCCATTTCACAGCTGAGCCCTTAAACCAATTAGCAGTTGTGTCGTCGACCACCAACAGCTctctcagccaatcaacagcttaCACGTTGTCCAGTCAGATGGCAATGCTGA ATACAAGTGAAGAAGATGAGTTGGGCACATTTGCACCCAAAAGGCACATTTCAAATGG cgcacagagagaagatacaGTTGATGACCACACTGACGGTCAGGACCACAGATTGCACAATACTGGAACG GATAACAGCCCAGGCTCCACCCGCAGCTCGTCACCAAAGTTAGACTGGATGATAAAAAGGGGAATG ATTCCTATCAACCAGTCCACAGTAATGGATGATATTGAGAAATGGCTTGCACTAGATGATGAG TTGCCAATGCAGTACAATGATTTTGATGATTCAGAAGGAGTGACCAGTGAAG AGTTTGACCGGTTTTTGGCTCAAAGAGTAAAAGCAGCGGAGCGGCTTCCATCACTGAGAGCCTCCTCGCAAGAAACCAACCACTCTGAGTCTTAA
- the tom1 gene encoding target of Myb protein 1 isoform X11 produces MAFLLWNPFSTAVGQRIERATGSSLASEDWTLNMEICDMINSTEEGPKDAVRAIRKRIVGNKNFKEIMLTLTVLETCVKNCGYRFHILVTTRDFIEGVLVRSIIPRNNPPLVVHDRVLSIIQAWADAFRSSPDLTGVVSVYEDLRRKGLEFPITEVKKLKAELGVVRSNLSVMSDMMSQLDPVTVKQADIELLEQLYTMCKEMQDRIVKIAPRLSEEKLIEELLATNDEINTTFNRYQRFEKRLNGQHSTEKNHTYVNLNNLHFTAEPLNQLAVVSSTTNSSLSQSTAYTLSSQMAMLNTSEEDELGTFAPKRHISNGAQREDTVDDHTDGQDHRLHNTGTDNSPGSTRSSSPKLDWMIKRGMIPINQSTVMDDIEKWLALDDELPMQYNDFDDSEGVTSEEFDRFLAQRVKAAERLPSLRASSQETNHSES; encoded by the exons ATGGCGTTTTTATTGTGGAACCCGTTCAGCACCGCGGTGGGGCAGAGGATCG AACGCGCAACTGGATCCAGTCTGGCATCAGAAGACTGGACGCTCAACATGGAAATCTGCGACATGATTAACAGCACAGaagaagg AccaaaagatgcagtcagagccaTAAGGAAAAGGATTGTGGGAAACAAGAACTTCAAGGAAATTATGCTGACGCTCACT GTCCTGGAGACGTGTGTGAAGAACTGTGGCTACAGATTTCACATCCTCGTGACCACACGGGATTTCATAGAGGGGGTTCTGGTGCGGTCGATCATCCCGAGGAATAATCCTCCATTGGTCGTGCATGACAGAGTGCTCAGCATCATACAG GCGTGGGCCGACGCATTCCGTAGCTCACCTGACCTGACGGGTGTGGTGTCTGTGTATGAAGATCTGAGAAGGAAAGGGCTTGAGTTCCCTATTACTGAG GTAAAGAAGCTGAAGGCAGAGCTGGGAGTGGTGAGGAGtaacctgtcggtgatgtcagaCATGATGAGTCAGCTGGacccagtcacagtgaaacaagcAGACATTGAGTTGCTGGAG CAGTTATACACAATGTGTAAGGAAATGCAGGACAGGATCGTGAAGATTGCCCCCAGACTCAGTGAGGAGAAGCTGATTGAAGAGTTGCTGGCAACTAATGACGAGATTAACACCACTTTCAATCGCTACCAGAG gtTTGAAAAACGACTGAATGGTCAACACTCCACAGAGAAG AACCACACATACGTCAACCTAAATAACCTCCATTTCACAGCTGAGCCCTTAAACCAATTAGCAGTTGTGTCGTCGACCACCAACAGCTctctcagccaatcaacagcttaCACGTTGTCCAGTCAGATGGCAATGCTGA ATACAAGTGAAGAAGATGAGTTGGGCACATTTGCACCCAAAAGGCACATTTCAAATGG cgcacagagagaagatacaGTTGATGACCACACTGACGGTCAGGACCACAGATTGCACAATACTGGAACG GATAACAGCCCAGGCTCCACCCGCAGCTCGTCACCAAAGTTAGACTGGATGATAAAAAGGGGAATG ATTCCTATCAACCAGTCCACAGTAATGGATGATATTGAGAAATGGCTTGCACTAGATGATGAG TTGCCAATGCAGTACAATGATTTTGATGATTCAGAAGGAGTGACCAGTGAAG AGTTTGACCGGTTTTTGGCTCAAAGAGTAAAAGCAGCGGAGCGGCTTCCATCACTGAGAGCCTCCTCGCAAGAAACCAACCACTCTGAGTCTTAA